Proteins found in one Nostoc sp. NIES-3756 genomic segment:
- a CDS encoding methionine gamma-lyase family protein, whose amino-acid sequence MNSLEYLRQAEQALIEIFSGIDAQVKQNLQRVLSAFRNQRVGAHHFAGVSGYGHDDLGRETLDKVFAEVMGAEAAAVRVQFVSGTHAIACALFGVLRPGDEMLAVAGSPYDTLEEVIGLRGQGQGSLIEFGIKYRQLELTSEGSIDWLALSNSITDRTRLILIQRSRGYSWRPSLSIADIEKIVNLVKQQNPHTVCFVDNCYGEFIETKEPTHVGADLMAGSLIKNPGGTIVTAGGYVAGRADLVEAAACRLTAPGIGSYGGATFDQNRLLYQGLFLSPQMVGEAMKGTYLTGYVFDKLGYPVNPEPFAPRGDVIQAIKLGSAKKLIAFCKAIQQNSPVGSYLDPVPDAMPGYESQVVMAGGTFIEGSTLEFSADGPLREPYVVYCQGGTHWTHVAIALEAAIEAVGSGGG is encoded by the coding sequence ATGAACAGCTTGGAATATCTGCGGCAAGCAGAACAAGCACTGATAGAGATTTTTTCGGGAATTGACGCTCAGGTCAAGCAAAATCTTCAAAGAGTGCTGTCAGCCTTTCGTAATCAGCGTGTAGGAGCGCACCACTTTGCAGGTGTAAGTGGTTACGGTCACGATGATTTAGGTCGAGAAACTTTGGATAAAGTTTTTGCCGAAGTAATGGGGGCTGAAGCTGCGGCGGTGCGAGTGCAGTTTGTTTCTGGAACTCATGCGATCGCTTGCGCCTTATTTGGTGTACTTCGTCCTGGTGATGAAATGTTAGCAGTGGCTGGTTCCCCCTACGATACTCTTGAAGAAGTTATTGGTTTACGGGGTCAAGGTCAAGGCTCCCTTATTGAGTTTGGCATAAAATACCGACAATTAGAGCTAACTTCTGAAGGATCTATAGATTGGTTAGCTTTAAGCAATAGCATCACTGATAGGACTCGCTTAATTTTAATTCAACGCTCTCGGGGCTATTCTTGGCGACCGAGCCTATCAATTGCTGATATTGAAAAAATTGTCAATTTGGTCAAACAGCAAAATCCTCACACTGTTTGCTTTGTTGATAACTGCTATGGCGAATTTATTGAAACCAAAGAACCTACCCATGTGGGTGCGGATTTAATGGCAGGTTCCTTGATTAAAAACCCTGGTGGGACTATTGTCACAGCTGGCGGTTATGTTGCCGGACGCGCTGATTTAGTAGAGGCTGCTGCTTGCCGCCTCACGGCTCCTGGTATTGGTAGTTATGGTGGGGCGACCTTTGACCAAAATCGCCTTCTATACCAAGGATTATTTTTGTCGCCGCAGATGGTGGGTGAGGCGATGAAGGGTACTTACCTTACTGGTTATGTATTTGACAAACTTGGGTATCCGGTCAATCCAGAACCTTTCGCACCCCGTGGGGATGTGATTCAGGCGATTAAATTGGGTTCTGCCAAGAAGTTGATTGCTTTCTGTAAAGCCATACAACAAAATTCTCCGGTGGGTTCTTATCTAGACCCCGTTCCTGATGCTATGCCGGGGTATGAGAGCCAGGTAGTGATGGCTGGCGGGACGTTTATTGAGGGGAGTACCTTAGAGTTTTCGGCGGATGGGCCTTTGCGTGAGCCTTATGTAGTGTATTGCCAAGGGGGTACTCATTGGACGCATGTGGCGATCGCACTTGAGGCGGCGATTGAGGCTGTGGGGAGTGGGGGAGGATGA
- a CDS encoding acyl-CoA desaturase, with protein MTIATSTKPQINWVNTLFFLGLHIGALFAFVPGNFSWAAVGVALLLYWITGGLGITLGFHRLVTHRSFQTPKWLEYFLMLCGTLACQGGPIEWIGTHRIHHLHSDTDPDPHDSNKGFWWSHIGWLIYHSPSHADVPRFTKDIAEDPVYQFLQKYFIFIQIALGLLLLYLGGWSFVVWGIFVRIVWVYHCTWLVNSATHKFGYRSYESGDRSTNCWWVALLVFGEGWHNNHHAFQYSARHGLEWWEIDLTWMTIQLLQIFGLASNVKLADKKQ; from the coding sequence ATGACAATTGCTACTTCAACTAAACCTCAAATCAATTGGGTGAATACCCTATTTTTCCTTGGGCTACACATCGGCGCATTATTCGCCTTTGTGCCTGGTAATTTCAGCTGGGCGGCAGTTGGTGTGGCTTTATTGCTTTACTGGATAACTGGTGGCTTAGGCATTACCTTAGGCTTTCATCGCCTAGTTACCCACCGCAGTTTCCAGACTCCCAAGTGGTTGGAATATTTCCTCATGCTTTGCGGGACTCTTGCCTGTCAAGGAGGCCCAATCGAGTGGATTGGTACACATCGCATTCATCATTTACATTCCGATACTGATCCCGATCCCCATGATTCCAACAAAGGTTTCTGGTGGAGCCATATTGGTTGGCTGATTTATCACTCTCCCTCCCACGCTGATGTTCCTCGTTTCACCAAAGATATTGCCGAAGACCCAGTTTATCAGTTTTTACAAAAATATTTCATCTTCATCCAAATTGCTCTGGGTTTATTGCTGCTATATTTGGGCGGCTGGTCTTTTGTTGTTTGGGGAATTTTCGTTCGTATCGTCTGGGTTTACCACTGTACTTGGTTAGTCAACAGTGCTACTCATAAATTTGGTTATCGCAGTTATGAATCTGGAGACAGATCAACTAACTGTTGGTGGGTAGCCTTACTCGTATTTGGCGAAGGTTGGCACAATAACCACCATGCTTTTCAATATTCAGCCCGTCACGGCTTGGAATGGTGGGAAATTGATTTAACTTGGATGACCATTCAATTACTGCAAATATTTGGTCTAGCAAGTAACGTCAAACTAGCAGACAAAAAGCAGTAA
- a CDS encoding fatty acid desaturase → MTTSIIKNQEIENRLNNPELRLKDIIKTLPKECFQQNRRKAWTQALLSVVMAGLGYWTIAISPWFLLPFAWIFTGTALTGFFVIGHDCGHRSFAKRRWVNDLVGHLFMMPLIYPFHSWRIKHNHHHKHTNKLDEDNAWHPIRPEVFSNWGKTRQSAFKLFMRQRLWWVGSIGHWAVVHFDAKNFKAKDQADVKLSVAVVVIFAAVTFPILIATTGIWGFVKFWFVPWLVYHFWMSTFTIVHHTFADVPFEAENKWHEAMAQLFGTIHCDYPKWVEVLCHDINVHVPHHLSTAIPSYNLRLAYSSIKENWEPYLHDEFKFSWSLMKQITDQCQLYKTDIGYQTFNEYYAGR, encoded by the coding sequence ATGACTACATCGATAATCAAAAATCAAGAAATAGAAAATCGCCTTAATAATCCCGAACTAAGGCTGAAAGATATTATCAAAACTTTACCCAAAGAATGTTTTCAACAGAACCGGAGAAAAGCATGGACACAAGCCTTGCTAAGTGTGGTCATGGCAGGTTTGGGTTATTGGACTATAGCAATTAGTCCTTGGTTTCTCTTACCCTTTGCTTGGATTTTTACAGGCACTGCTTTAACAGGTTTTTTTGTCATTGGTCATGACTGTGGACACCGTTCATTTGCCAAACGTCGTTGGGTAAATGATTTAGTAGGGCATTTATTTATGATGCCTTTAATTTATCCCTTTCACAGTTGGCGGATTAAGCATAATCATCATCACAAACATACAAATAAGTTAGATGAAGATAACGCTTGGCATCCCATCAGACCAGAAGTGTTTTCTAATTGGGGTAAAACCCGCCAGTCTGCCTTTAAATTATTTATGCGTCAACGCCTCTGGTGGGTAGGTTCCATTGGACATTGGGCAGTAGTACACTTTGATGCCAAAAATTTCAAAGCTAAAGACCAAGCCGATGTCAAACTTTCTGTGGCTGTAGTAGTAATATTCGCCGCAGTTACTTTCCCCATCCTCATCGCTACAACTGGAATTTGGGGATTTGTCAAATTTTGGTTTGTGCCTTGGTTGGTGTATCACTTCTGGATGAGTACCTTCACCATTGTTCACCATACATTTGCTGATGTTCCTTTTGAAGCAGAGAACAAATGGCATGAAGCGATGGCACAGTTATTTGGGACTATTCATTGCGATTATCCCAAATGGGTAGAGGTGTTATGTCATGATATTAATGTTCATGTTCCCCATCATCTTTCTACTGCAATTCCCTCCTACAATTTGCGGTTAGCTTATAGCAGTATTAAAGAAAATTGGGAACCTTATCTGCATGATGAATTTAAGTTTTCCTGGTCTTTAATGAAGCAAATTACAGACCAATGTCAACTTTACAAAACAGATATTGGCTATCAAACATTTAATGAATATTACGCAGGACGATAG
- a CDS encoding fatty acid desaturase, whose translation MQVTSISSDNSPNFEQLENTKLPFTLQDLKAAIPAECFQPNVSKSLFYFFRDVLIIGVLYAIAHYLDSWYFWPIFWLMQGTMFWALFVVGHDCGHQSFSKHKWLNDLIGHLSHTPILVPYHGWRISHRTHHKNTGNIDNDESWYPVTESQYQEMPLLQKIGRYYAFLLAYPVYLFKRSPNKEGSHFLPSSSLFKPAEKWDVITSTILWTCMVGLLGFLTYQWGWMWLLKYYAAPYIVFVIWLDLVTFLHHTEPDVPWYRGEDWTFLKGAISSIDRNYGLVNHIHHDIGTHVAHHIFLNIPHYNLLKATEAIKPVMGEYYRKSEEPIWKALWRSCLACHFVPNTGGKVYYTSYRKVAND comes from the coding sequence GTGCAAGTAACCTCTATATCTTCCGATAATTCTCCCAATTTTGAACAGTTGGAGAATACTAAACTGCCGTTTACCCTTCAAGATTTAAAAGCAGCTATCCCGGCTGAATGTTTTCAACCTAATGTCAGCAAATCACTGTTTTATTTTTTTCGTGATGTCCTAATTATTGGTGTGTTGTATGCGATCGCTCATTATTTAGATTCTTGGTACTTCTGGCCGATTTTCTGGCTGATGCAAGGAACTATGTTTTGGGCGTTGTTTGTGGTTGGACATGACTGCGGACACCAATCTTTTTCTAAACATAAATGGCTCAATGATTTAATTGGGCATTTATCTCATACACCGATATTAGTTCCCTATCACGGTTGGCGCATTAGTCATAGGACACATCATAAAAATACTGGCAATATTGATAACGATGAAAGCTGGTATCCTGTGACAGAATCCCAATATCAAGAAATGCCTTTGTTACAAAAGATAGGACGCTACTACGCTTTTTTATTGGCATACCCAGTATATTTATTCAAGCGCTCTCCTAATAAAGAAGGCTCTCATTTCTTACCTAGCAGTTCCCTCTTCAAACCTGCCGAAAAATGGGATGTTATCACCAGCACAATTCTCTGGACTTGTATGGTTGGTTTGTTAGGATTCCTCACCTATCAATGGGGTTGGATGTGGTTATTGAAATACTATGCCGCGCCCTATATCGTATTTGTAATTTGGCTCGATTTGGTGACATTTCTCCACCATACTGAACCTGATGTACCTTGGTATCGTGGCGAAGATTGGACTTTCCTCAAAGGTGCAATTTCCAGCATTGATCGTAATTACGGTTTGGTAAATCATATCCATCACGATATCGGTACTCATGTAGCGCACCATATTTTCTTAAATATCCCTCACTACAACTTACTGAAAGCAACCGAGGCGATTAAACCAGTAATGGGTGAGTATTACCGCAAGTCTGAAGAACCAATTTGGAAAGCTTTATGGCGTTCTTGCTTGGCTTGCCATTTTGTCCCCAATACTGGTGGAAAAGTATATTACACTTCTTACCGCAAAGTAGCTAATGATTAA